Genomic DNA from Bifidobacterium sp. ESL0769:
TCGACCAACGCCAGACGCACACCGGAGACCGGACCTTCAAACGGCAGGCCGGAGATCATGGTGGACGCGGAGGCGGCGTTCAAAGCAATCATGTCGTAGGCATCGTCCGGGTTGCAGGCGAGCACGGTCTCGACGACCTGAACCTCGTTGCGCAGCGTATGCGGGAAGAGCGGACGCAGCGGACGATCGATGATGCGGCAGGCGAGGATGGCGTCGTTCGAGGGACGGCCTTCGCGGCGGAAGAACGAGCCCGGGATCTTGCCCGCGGCGTACATCTTCTCTTCCACATCGACGGTGAGCGGGAAGAAATCGTAATTTTCCTTCGGGCTTGAGCCGGCGGTGGTGGTCGAAAGGACCATCGAATCGTCATCGAGGTAGGCGGCTACAGCGCCGTCCGCCTGCTGCGCGAGACGACCCGTCTCGAATCGCAACGTACGTTTACCAAATGAACCATTGTCAATAACGGCCTCTACGGCCTTGATTTCGGGACCCTCCAAGGGTTCCTCCTTTGTTTAATTCCTAATTTCCAACATACTGCAAAATGCTTTGTCAACGTCCGACCTCTGTTATTTTGCAAGGCTTACCTGGCCTCACCAACGCTGGTGGACGGCACGTTGACTTTCACTTCTCAGTCTGAAGCAGCATTGGCGGCGAACTCGCCGGAACACATATCCAGATATTTCAATTATCGACCCTCACCTTAGGGCCGTCGGTTTTTCTTCACACGCGAACATTTACAGACGGATCTACCGTCTATGCCCAATCAAACCTCTGAAAAAGCCCGAGCACAAAGCCCGGGCATAAAACAGCTATCGACGAAGACCAAGACGCTCGACCAAGGAGCGGTAACGGTTGATGTCGACCTTCTTCAAATAGTTGAGAAGACGACGACGATCGCCGACCATCAGCAGCAGGCCGCGACGAGAGTGGTTATCGTGCTGGTGGGTCTTCAGGTGCTCGGTCAGATCGGAGATACGCTTGCTCAGCAGCGCAACCTGAACCTCGGGGGAACCCGTGTCGCCTTCGTGCGTCGCATACTTGGTTACGATCTCGTGCTTTTCTTCAGCCGTAAGTGCCACGGCATCCTCCTTATAGTTGCTGCGCGGTGCCGCCGGCGTTATGCCGAAGCGCTCTCTATCCGCGGGCGAATACACGCCAAGTTTTAAGTATAGAAAGAGGTACGGATGAATGAAATCTCATCCGTTGTAGGGTACAACTTTCAGTGAGAAAAGCACCAAAAACACCCTCAAAAAGTGCTTTTCTCACTGAAAATGCCACTTACTGAGGAGAAAAGCACCATTTTGAGCACATTTTGGTGCTTTTCCCACTGGAATCAGTACACGCACCAAACAGCGGCATGGGCAACGAACGCCACATCACACCGCGGTGATCAGACCGCTGAAGAGAACGATTAAGATGGCGATGCCTTCAATGACGAAGTACATAAGGAACGAGGCCCAGCTGCGCGTCAAGACGTTCAACGGAGAGTCCTTCTTGATGCCGATCAAGAGGCCTACGAAGAGGATCACATAAACGCCGGCCGCAATCAGCGCCGCAATGATGCCCAAGTTTGCCGCGTTCGGCAGCGCCGACGAGGAACCATACATGACGTAGGTGGAAAACCAGAACTTGAATTTCAGGAGCGAAACACCGGCAATCAGCTGCTCGAAAGCCAGCAAAAGCAGGAAAAGGTTGCGCCAGAGCCACGCGTGTTCCTCCACGAAGGAAAGCGCGAACGTGGCCAGCGCGAACACGGTGACCGCCCACGAAACCAGCGCCACACCTTGCGGGGCAAACGGGCTCAAGAGCTTGATGATCTGCTTGGTGTGCTGCACGGCGAGCACGCGCCCGAGCCAATACGGCACAATGATGGCGGCCAGCAGGATGACCACATACACCACCCAACGCACCGGCCGGAATTGCTTGCGCTGAATGTCGGCCAAGGAAAGATCGGTCTGCGGAATGGAGGCTTCGGGATGCTTGGAAACGCTGACTTTCTCGACTTTGCCTTCCACGATTTCAACGGCTTCATTGCGCTGTTCCGGCTTTTCCGTTTCGTCGTTCATCAACCACGCCTCACTGGTTTTAGAAGGCATGCACAGACACACCTTCGTTTTGCCAAAGTAGATATGTGAATACTTTACCGCTGGGCTGAGAGATGAAGGAAGACGAGCTGGATCGAAAACAAAAACGAATCCGGCTCGTCAGGCTTTGCGACATTAATGACGGCTTCGGCTGTCAGCAACCAAAGCACGAATGAGGCACAAACTCATTACACCTATCCCATAGGTATCTCATGGATGCTGCAAGGCAACGTCGAGAATCAGTCGATTTCCTCGCCACGATGCTGGGCGACCTGGAAACGGTCATGATACCGTGCGTACGTCAGCATCAACGCGACCACCACCAACAGGATAATCCACCACGGGAAATCAGCGTGAACCTGCGTACCGGACATACTTTGGGCCGTGCTCTCACACCTGCCCTGGCCACCGGCCACCGGGAACACGTTGTAGCCGAGATTTCCGGCCAGATAAGCAACAGGCTCCATCTTGCCTGTACGGGTGTTGCACTTCCAGATACGCTTCTTGGGCGATGCCCCAGCGACAGGGGCCTGACCATCATGTCCCTGAGCAGCAGGCTGCGAGCCAACGACAGCGGGGGCTCCAGCACGGGCATGCGGCGTCGGAGCCATGGCCTGTGCCGTCGAGACCGCCGGAGCAGCAGTCACCGGTGAAGGCGTCGGTGTCAGGCGAGCAGGGCCGGCAGTCGCAAGCTTGGGCTGGTCAGGCGATGCCGGTGTTACCGGAATAAGAGCCCATTGAGCAGCCAACGAAATCTCTGCACGATGGGAGTCCATTTTCACTTTTTGACCGGGATTGTAGACCTGCTTATCCTTTGAATCCTGCCAACCAGTGAACTGGTATTTACCGCTGTCGTCTTTCATGCCCAGCTTATAATCATTCGGAACGGTAAGTTCGGTCTTTGCCTCATCAAGCGGCCCGCGACTGACCTTTGCCACTTTCTTGCTGGAGCCAATGCCCTTGTTCTTGCCTTGGAAAGTCAGACTATACGTATATTGCCATTTGGCGGTCATGAGTATATTTTCATGCCCGTGGAAGGTATAGACGGTTTCGCCAGGCTGATAGACATGACTATCGCCAGGCTGCGTCCAACCGACGAAGCGATAGACAGAGCCCGTCTCTTCAGCGGTGTACTTGTAATTTGACGGAATGACGAATGCTGCGCCACCAGTCGACGTCCTCTGCGTCATGGTCCCGAAGCCCTGGGTAATGTTGACCGTCTTTCCGGGCGTGAACGACAGCGAGTAATCGACCTTGGGAACCCACTGCGCGTAGAGCAGCACGTTGGAATCCGCATCACTCGTGGAAGAGCCCACCGATACCAAGTCGCCGGAATTGTACAGACGGGTCTTCCCGTCCTTATCCTGAGTCCAGCCGATAAACGTCCAATCGTTGCGCATAGGCGTGATTGGTGTGATCGCCACATTGGTGTAATCATTCAGGTCAGAATCCCCGGAATCCGAAGCAGTGGGCAGCGAGCAGACCTGGCCGGGAGCCAACGTCACGCCTTCGCAATTTGCCGCAAGCGTGGAGTCGCCACCAGCTTGGTAATCGTATGTGAGTGTATGGTGACGGTACCGGGACCATTGCGCATACAACGTGACGCGGGTACGAGAGGCCCCGGCATCAAAGCCGACCCAGGAATTACTCCCCTCAGGTGCGTAATTGACCGAGCCAGTACCATCGGGCTTCTCATTCCAGCCCATGAATTTATAGCCATTCCGCTCGAACTTGGCGTCGTTGGGCACTTTGACAGAGGAATTGTCGCTGTCACTGGGCTGCTTGATATCACCTGTGGAAGTTGAACCGGTAATCTCACCAGCAGGTGCGTTGGCGTCGAACGACAACGTGTACTGGTGAACTTTCTTCCAGTGCGCATACAACGTGGCCGAAGGATGATCCTTACCGACGGTGAAGGCGAGCTGGCTACCAGAAACCACAGGCGTATCACCGCCCGTGTCACCCCTGACGGTGCTCCAGCCAGTGAACTCCCACTCGTAATCGGCGGGGTCGCTGCTCACGCGCGTGGGTTTGGTACCAACGAACGTAAATGTATGCGAATTATCGGCATCCTTCACTTCCTGCTGGCCAGGCATACCTGAAACCGTGGTATCTATATCAGTTGCATTGGCTTCAAACGACAGCTTGTAGGCGGTCTTCCCCGTGCGCTTCCACTGCGCATACAGAGTTACCTGCGGCTTGCCTTGGGACAAATACACCACGTAGGGGCCGACGCCGGATCCTACCGCCACTCCGCTATCCATCGCAGGGAAGTTGGGGCCACTGCCATCAGGCCTGGTATTCCAACCGGTCAGAGTATAGACGTAATCATCACTGGTCACGGAATACACATTCTTGGGAACCGTCAACCACACAAACGGCACGGAATCAGAGGAACCACCGACGATGATATTGCTGGGAATATTCAACGTGGCATGGGCGCCGAGACCTAGGTTGCCGGGCTCAAGCGTCACCTGATACTTATCGATATCCCTCCACTGGCCGCGCAGGATGTTGCTGCTGCCGGGGGTAAGCGTCACTGAATCACCCTGCTGGTGAACGGTGTTGACCGGCTTGCCGTGGCTGTCCTTTTCGCCGTCAAGTTTCCAGCCGGCAAAGGTCTTATGATCCTTGTTCGGCCGCGAAGCCGGAACTTTGGCCTGCAAGCTGTTGATATGCTTGACCTCAGTTCCACCGTCGATCTTGCCATCGGCACGCACACCATAGATGGTCCGCGGAGGCATCGTGGTATCGTCGGGTTGGGCATTGGCCGCATCGCTGGGATTGAGACCCGCGAAATGAACCGTGGCCTTCGACTCCCAGACGTAGGTTCCGGGATGCGAGTCGTTACTACGCGCCACCAAAGCCGACGTCGATGAAGCGCCGTCGTGCCGCCCGCAGCTGTTCCACTCCTCACCCTTGGCGCTGTGGGTTACGCCGGAAACGGTGCAAGTCAGCGAGGCATGCACGTCATCGGTAATCTCGCCCCATTCGCCGGAATAAACCTCAGACCAATTGGTTCCATCAATAACGCCTTGATAGGGATCACCAGCGGTCTTTTGAACGGTTCCGTTCCAACCAAACATGGCCGTCGAAAGCTTCGTGTCCGGCCCGATGGTCAGACGTTGCAAGGTGTACGGGAATTGCGGGGACATGTCCTGTAGGCTTTGCTCGGTCCACCCCGACAGGTCCAGAGAAAGCAGCCCGCTCCAACAGAACATGAACCGCATATCCGTGCTACTTGATGTCTTCCAATCGCTGAGGTTGAGCAGCAAGCCGGATGAAGCACCCGTGCTGTTGAACATCTGGTTCGCCGTCGTCGCCTTACGCAGGTCCCACCCGGAAAGGTCCAGCTTATAAAGATCGAAAGCAGCATAGAACATGCCGATCATGTTTTCGACATTCGAGGTGTCCCAACCAGCAAGGTTGATGTTCGTCGCCTTGTTGTACAGGAACATATAGCTCATATCGTAAACACCGGAAGTGTCCCAACCACGAATACGGTTGCCCTGCGCATCAGTACGATAGCTCAAGTCAAGATTCTCAATGGCGGAACTTTCGAACATACGAGACATGCTGCCGTCGTTGGTCCAGTTGACATTCTTCTTGACGTTACTGGTGTCCCACTTACCGATATCGCCCACTGTAGTTAGGCTCTTGGTGCCGGTGAACACGACATCCATACCGCGAACGTGGCTGGTGTCCCAACCGGAAAGATCGATCTTGCCGTCAGATGTGGCTCGATCGCCGACTAACTTGTCGTTGCCTGCGAACATAAAAGTCAGGTCGAAGCCCAGTTTCGGGGTCTTCCACGCCGAGATGCCGTCGATCGTCTTCAATTGCGAGGTTGGGGTGCTGTTGTTGACCTCGTTATCGAACATACCGAGCATATCGTCGACATTGGCAACGTCCCAGCCGCGCAAGTCGATATGTTTCACCAACGGGTCGAACGAGAACATCATCTGCAGGTTCGTGACATTGTGGGTCTTGTTCAGACCGGTTGTGGTGCTGCGCGTACCCCAGTAGGAAAGATCGATGTCGGTGACCAACGGCATGGTGCCGAACATATCAGTGAATTCGGTGACATTGCCGACATCCCATTTCGAAATATTAACGTCAGAACCCTCGCCACCGACGCTGCCGATGGCCGAAAAGGCAAACAAATTCGTCATGTTCTTGACGTTGCTCACGTCCCAATTGGTGACGTCGAGCCGCGTGATGCCCTCGTTGATGCCATCGGGGGCATGCCGCCCGGAATTCATACTGGAGAACATGTCTTCCATGTTCGTGACTTTGGAGGTGTTCCAATGAGAGACGTCCGGGTTGCGCAGTTTGACGCAATTAACGAACAGACGCCCCATATTCGTCACATTGGAAGTGTTCCAACCGCCGACGTCAAGGGTTTCCACCCGCTCGTCGTATTGGAACATATCGTACATATTCGTGACGTTGGATGTGTCCCAGCCCGAGACCCCGATTTTCGCAATACCGCCAGGCCCTGTAGTATCCGAGGAATCGTGCCAGATATCTGAAGAAAACATATCCGACATATCGGTGACGTTATGGGTACTCGCGCCCCAATGGCTCAACGAGCTCAAATCGTCAAGCTTCGGATCACTGTCGAACATGCCGCTCATATTGGTGACACCGCTGACGTCCACGTCGCCGATGCCGTCGATCTCCGTCAAGCCGCCCAAAGCCCAGAATATTTTCGAGCTGTCAGCAGGAAAATGCGTATTCGCAGGATCCGTGAAAATAATTTTCATCGGAACGGTAATGTACGAGTCAGGAGGATTGACACCTTGACGCCACGGAGCAGTGGCAACACCGCCAACGTTACCGCCATCAACCCTATAAACGATGGCGCCATCTTCCACAGCCTTAGTGAAGTGCGCGTTGCCCCACATGCCTTCGGAACTGCGCTCAAGACCTTCATCCTGCGGACCGACTTGGGGTTGGACTTGCGTTTCTCCGGACTGTGTACCACTTTGCCGCTCGCTGTTGGCGGCGCTATCCGCTTGCGTATCAGAAGCCGATGCTGTCGGATTCTTACCCGCTTGCGTCGGCATACCCGTTCCGGGCCCAGGATTCACAGGCTTGTCTTTGGCGCTTTCAGCACTCGATGATGTGTCACTACCCGCTTGTGCCGAACCCGTCTGCGTTCCAGTCGGCACCTGGGCATGCTGCGACACTTCCTGCGTTTCGGGGGCTGGAGTCTCATCCGCGCTCGCGAAAACGATGACCGGACCGAACAACATCGCCGTGGCAACCACGGCACCCAACAACTTAGCGCTCTTCTTCTTCAACATTCTCACGACCTTTTGCACACGTAACCGCACACATCAGACTATTTTTTATATTATATCGATTGAAGAAAATTTGCAATACGTTAATGAATATAGTGACTTTATATACAAAACAAAAGGAAAACCAGAACGCTAAGACCATATACCGCAGCTTGGGATAAAAACGTTTCATACGCAGACCCGACACCAAAGCAGTAACGCCCAAGCAGCCGCCACAACCCGCGACGTTGCGGAGTGGAGCGGATGACGGGAATCGAACCCGCGTAATCAGTTTGGAAGACTGAGGCTCTACCATTGAGCTACATCCGCGTGCCATTCATACGCGACTCGAAAGTCCCGTAAAACAACGAGTTTAAGTATACACGAGGCACGGAATTGGCGACACGTTCCTTCAAATTTCGTGTCAAGCGCAGCCTGACCACTTTCACAACGCGACATTGCGACACATGAAGGCTGTATCAATAACAAAAATCGGGCATGGAATATATTTCTCAATACTCCATGCCCGATTTGTGTCAAATAATATTCAAATATATTGAAGACTATCGGGAACTACTTACTAACCTTGGCATATTCCGCCAGAAGGTTCTTGGTAAGTTCTTCGGCAACGTCTGCGCCGAGCATCATGGCCATGCCGCCTACGGTGCAGCTGTCGACGAACATCACAAGCAGACTGCTGTCCGGCATGATATTGCGGCCGAACTGCTTGTTGAGCTTGGCCACAACCTTCTCAACGATCGGGCCACCGACCGGATCGTCCTTCCATTCCTTGAAAGTGGACCACTTGGTGAGCTTGGCGACCTTGCCGTCGTCGTCAAGATCGACGAAGACAGTGTCGACGATGTCGCGGGACGAAGTGGCGACCTCGATGCCGTAAGTGCCTTCCTCGACCTTCCAGTCCTCGAAACGCTCGGACCAATAGGCGAATGCACGCGAATCCAAGTCGATGGAAACCTCAGCAGACTCGCCAGGCTCGAGATAGACCTTCTTGAATCCCTTGAGCTCGTGGACAGGACGCGCGACAGACTCCTTGGGCGGGACGACGTAGAATTGCACGACCTCGGCGCCAGCCATGGAGCCGGTGTTCTTCACAGTCGCGGTGACGCGTGCGGACTGAGGGCCGGTCTTCTCGGCCTTGGCCCCGGAGACCTCGAACGTGGTGTACGAAAGTCCGTAGCCGAAGGGATATACGACCGGCTTGTGGAAGGTGTCATAGTAGCGATAGCCGACGAAAACGCCTTCGCCGTAGTCGACATGGCCTTCCTCCCCTGGCCAATTCATCATGGTCGGATCGTCGTCCAAATCGTTGATGATGGTCTGGGCGAGCTTGCCGGACGGACTCACATCACCGAAGACGACATCGGCGGTTGCGGCGCCGCCGGCCTGGCCCAAAAGCCAGGCTTCGAGGATGGACTTGGCATCGCCGGCCCACGGCATGGAGACCGAGGAACCGTTGGAGAGGATGACCGCGACGTTCTTGTTGGCTGCAGCGACGGCTTTCAACAGCTCGACCTGCTTGGCGGGGATACTGAGCGAGGTGCGGTCGAAACCTTCGGATTCATAGGCTGCAGGCAGGCCGAGGAAGAGCAACACGGTGTCGGCGTCCTTGGCGGCGGCAACAGCCTCGTCGGTCAGAGCCGGATCCTGCGGATTGTCTTCAAGCGTGAAGCCGGGTGCGAAGTCCGCCTTGATGCCACGATTTTCAAGCGCATCCATGAAGCTGGTGAGCTTGTTCGGGTTAATCAGCGAGGAGCCAGCGCCCTGATAGCGCGGGGTACGGGCGAATTCGCCGATCACGGCCAGCTTGGTGCCGGGCTTCACCGGCAGCAAGTCATCATCGTTCTTCAGCAGAACCATGGCCTCGCGTGCGGCGCGGCGGGCGACATCATCATGCGCTTCGACGTCGTAGCGATAGCCGGCCTGGCCCTTTTCCATGGCCGGACGGGTCTTGGCGACCAGATCGATCATGCCCTGCGCCATCTTCTCAAGCTGTTCGGGTTTGATCTCGCCGTCGCGAACGGCATGCACAATCTTGTTGTCGGTGTCGGTCGGCGGCATCTCAAGGTTCAGGCCGGCGTTCAAGGCAGCGGCACGGTCGTGCACAGCACCCCAGTCGGACATGACGATGCCCTTGAAGCCCCACTCCCCACGCAGCAAATCAGTGAGCAGCCACTTGTTCTGCGAAGAATAAACGCCATTGATCTTGTTGTAGGAGCACATGATCGTCCAGGGCTG
This window encodes:
- the rpsO gene encoding 30S ribosomal protein S15, with product MALTAEEKHEIVTKYATHEGDTGSPEVQVALLSKRISDLTEHLKTHQHDNHSRRGLLLMVGDRRRLLNYLKKVDINRYRSLVERLGLRR
- a CDS encoding BspA family leucine-rich repeat surface protein; amino-acid sequence: MLKKKSAKLLGAVVATAMLFGPVIVFASADETPAPETQEVSQHAQVPTGTQTGSAQAGSDTSSSAESAKDKPVNPGPGTGMPTQAGKNPTASASDTQADSAANSERQSGTQSGETQVQPQVGPQDEGLERSSEGMWGNAHFTKAVEDGAIVYRVDGGNVGGVATAPWRQGVNPPDSYITVPMKIIFTDPANTHFPADSSKIFWALGGLTEIDGIGDVDVSGVTNMSGMFDSDPKLDDLSSLSHWGASTHNVTDMSDMFSSDIWHDSSDTTGPGGIAKIGVSGWDTSNVTNMYDMFQYDERVETLDVGGWNTSNVTNMGRLFVNCVKLRNPDVSHWNTSKVTNMEDMFSSMNSGRHAPDGINEGITRLDVTNWDVSNVKNMTNLFAFSAIGSVGGEGSDVNISKWDVGNVTEFTDMFGTMPLVTDIDLSYWGTRSTTTGLNKTHNVTNLQMMFSFDPLVKHIDLRGWDVANVDDMLGMFDNEVNNSTPTSQLKTIDGISAWKTPKLGFDLTFMFAGNDKLVGDRATSDGKIDLSGWDTSHVRGMDVVFTGTKSLTTVGDIGKWDTSNVKKNVNWTNDGSMSRMFESSAIENLDLSYRTDAQGNRIRGWDTSGVYDMSYMFLYNKATNINLAGWDTSNVENMIGMFYAAFDLYKLDLSGWDLRKATTANQMFNSTGASSGLLLNLSDWKTSSSTDMRFMFCWSGLLSLDLSGWTEQSLQDMSPQFPYTLQRLTIGPDTKLSTAMFGWNGTVQKTAGDPYQGVIDGTNWSEVYSGEWGEITDDVHASLTCTVSGVTHSAKGEEWNSCGRHDGASSTSALVARSNDSHPGTYVWESKATVHFAGLNPSDAANAQPDDTTMPPRTIYGVRADGKIDGGTEVKHINSLQAKVPASRPNKDHKTFAGWKLDGEKDSHGKPVNTVHQQGDSVTLTPGSSNILRGQWRDIDKYQVTLEPGNLGLGAHATLNIPSNIIVGGSSDSVPFVWLTVPKNVYSVTSDDYVYTLTGWNTRPDGSGPNFPAMDSGVAVGSGVGPYVVYLSQGKPQVTLYAQWKRTGKTAYKLSFEANATDIDTTVSGMPGQQEVKDADNSHTFTFVGTKPTRVSSDPADYEWEFTGWSTVRGDTGGDTPVVSGSQLAFTVGKDHPSATLYAHWKKVHQYTLSFDANAPAGEITGSTSTGDIKQPSDSDNSSVKVPNDAKFERNGYKFMGWNEKPDGTGSVNYAPEGSNSWVGFDAGASRTRVTLYAQWSRYRHHTLTYDYQAGGDSTLAANCEGVTLAPGQVCSLPTASDSGDSDLNDYTNVAITPITPMRNDWTFIGWTQDKDGKTRLYNSGDLVSVGSSTSDADSNVLLYAQWVPKVDYSLSFTPGKTVNITQGFGTMTQRTSTGGAAFVIPSNYKYTAEETGSVYRFVGWTQPGDSHVYQPGETVYTFHGHENILMTAKWQYTYSLTFQGKNKGIGSSKKVAKVSRGPLDEAKTELTVPNDYKLGMKDDSGKYQFTGWQDSKDKQVYNPGQKVKMDSHRAEISLAAQWALIPVTPASPDQPKLATAGPARLTPTPSPVTAAPAVSTAQAMAPTPHARAGAPAVVGSQPAAQGHDGQAPVAGASPKKRIWKCNTRTGKMEPVAYLAGNLGYNVFPVAGGQGRCESTAQSMSGTQVHADFPWWIILLVVVALMLTYARYHDRFQVAQHRGEEID
- a CDS encoding exo-alpha-(1->6)-L-arabinopyranosidase, with the translated sequence MTNQTTTSAKDLSVEEQAALTSGTNPWSIGSVVEKGLPNYTITDGPHGLRKAQNLEGMDVEKAVPATCFPPAAGMSSSWNPELVKETGEAMGEECIQEQVAVILGPGINIKRNPLGGRCFEFWSEDPYLAGHEACGEVEGIQSKGVGTSLKHFAANNQETDRMRVSANMSQRTLREIYLPGFEHIVKTAQPWTIMCSYNKINGVYSSQNKWLLTDLLRGEWGFKGIVMSDWGAVHDRAAALNAGLNLEMPPTDTDNKIVHAVRDGEIKPEQLEKMAQGMIDLVAKTRPAMEKGQAGYRYDVEAHDDVARRAAREAMVLLKNDDDLLPVKPGTKLAVIGEFARTPRYQGAGSSLINPNKLTSFMDALENRGIKADFAPGFTLEDNPQDPALTDEAVAAAKDADTVLLFLGLPAAYESEGFDRTSLSIPAKQVELLKAVAAANKNVAVILSNGSSVSMPWAGDAKSILEAWLLGQAGGAATADVVFGDVSPSGKLAQTIINDLDDDPTMMNWPGEEGHVDYGEGVFVGYRYYDTFHKPVVYPFGYGLSYTTFEVSGAKAEKTGPQSARVTATVKNTGSMAGAEVVQFYVVPPKESVARPVHELKGFKKVYLEPGESAEVSIDLDSRAFAYWSERFEDWKVEEGTYGIEVATSSRDIVDTVFVDLDDDGKVAKLTKWSTFKEWKDDPVGGPIVEKVVAKLNKQFGRNIMPDSSLLVMFVDSCTVGGMAMMLGADVAEELTKNLLAEYAKVSK